The following coding sequences lie in one Carassius gibelio isolate Cgi1373 ecotype wild population from Czech Republic chromosome A17, carGib1.2-hapl.c, whole genome shotgun sequence genomic window:
- the ca17h14orf28 gene encoding uncharacterized protein C14orf28 homolog — translation MPCWFRRDEDVRNIMERDFCSLTDSEELRSFITHSERTKTLFEEIRASISNNTEGERSFWRPVLPWGGVFTIRAGRKAIACTPLYVKITLKNTCTIDGFLMLLYVILRDNHSFPRELGLFLGRRFVQHFLYLMDCCEYTTVKMLWIWDRMSKRQYRSEVHHTALEIDLFGNEHENFTKNLENLMSSAQESCCSSWTCPNRFQEHLHRTISVNPPHELPDKDPIQSALDEFFCPRLELCEELECEGLREFGQRFFCHGPPPFVILNMQMWQSEDLSYVPYHLELSEQRYSLEGATLFNREEHHYSAAFQIDGFWMHYDGLRSDNLVLLDKPPEFLLLSSLVYIRTSER, via the exons ATGCCATGTTGGTTTCGTAGAGATGAAGACGTGCGGAACATTATGGAGAGAGATTTCTGCTCTTTAACAGATTCTGAGGAGCTGCGCAGCTTCATCACACACTCGGAGAG GACCAAGACGCTGTTCGAGGAGATCCGCGCCTCCATCAGTAATAACACGGAGGGCGAGCGCTCGTTCTGGCGTCCGGTTCTGCCGTGGGGCGGTGTGTTCACCATCAGAGCGGGACGCAAGGCCATCGCCTGCACGCCGCTGTACGTCAAGATCACCCTGAAGAACACATGCACCATCGACGGCTTCCTCATGCTCCTCTACGTCATCCTGAGAGACAACCACAGCTTCCCTCGAGAGCTGGGTCTGTTCCTGGGCCGCCGCTTCGTCCAGCACTTCCTGTACCTGATGGACTGCTGCGAGTACACCACCGTCAAGATGCTGTGGATCTGGGACCGCATGTCCAAGCGGCAGTACCGCTCCGAGGTCCACCACACGGCGCTGGAGATCGACCTGTTCGGCAACGAGCACGAGAACTTCACCAAGAACCTGGAGAACCTGATGTCTAGCGCGCAGGAGAGCTGCTGCTCCAGCTGGACCTGCCCCAACCGCTTCCAGGAGCATCTTCACAGGACCATCAGCGTCAA TCCTCCTCATGAGCTTCCAGATAAAGATCCCATCCAGTCAGCGCTGGACGAGTTCTTCTGCCCGCGGCTGGAGCTCTGTGAAGAGCTGGA gtgCGAGGGTCTGAGGGAGTTCGGTCAGAGGTTCTTCTGTCACGGCCCGCCACCCTTCGTCATCCTCAACATGCAGATGTGGCAGTCGGAGGATCTGTCGTACGTGCCGTATCATCTGGAGCTCTCCGAACAACG GTACTCACTGGAGGGAGCCACGCTCTTCAACAGAGAAGAGCATCATTATTCAGCAGCGTTTCAGATCGACGGCTTCTGGATGCACTACGACGGCCTGCGCAGCGACAACCTGGTGCTGCTCGACAAACCTCCCGAGTTCCTGCTGCTGTCCTCGCTCGTCTACATCAGGACCTCCGAGCGATGA
- the LOC127933161 gene encoding uncharacterized protein LOC127933161 isoform X2, with amino-acid sequence MFSERVSVGAFPERVSVDVFSERVSVGAFPERVSVGAFPERVSVGVFPERVFPERVSVGAFPERVSVGAFPERVSVGAFPERVSVGVFPERVSVGAFPERVSVGAFSERVSVGAFPERVSVGAFPERMSVGAFPERVSVGAFPERVSVGVFPERVSVGAFPERVSVGVFPERVFPERVSVGAFPERVSVGAFPERVSVGVFPERVFPERVSVGAFPERVSVGAFPERVSVGAFPERVSVDVFSERVSVGAFPERVSVGAFPERVSVGVFPERVFPERVSVGAFPERVSVGVFPERVSVGAFPERVSVGAFPEHVSVGVFPERVSVGAFPERVSVGAFPERVSVGVFPERVSVGVFPERVFPERVSVGAFPERVSVGVFPERVSVGVSPERVFPERVSVGVFPERVSVGAFPERVSVGAFPERVSVGAFPERVSVGAFSERVSVGAFPERVSVGAFSERVSVGAFPERVSVGAFPERVSVGAFPERVSVGAFPERVSVGVFPERVSVGVFPERVSVGVFPDRVSVGVFPERVSVGVFPERVSVGVFPERVSVGVFPDRVSVGVFPDRVSVGAFPERVSVGAFPERVSVGVFPERVSVGVFPERVSVGVFPERVSVGAFSERVSVGAFSERVSVGVFPERVSVGAFPERVSVGAFSERVSVGVFSECVSVGAFSERVSVVAFPERVSVGVFSERVSVGVFSERVSVGVFPERVSVGAFPERVSVGAFSERVSVGVFSECVSVGVFSECVSVDVFSERVSVVVFSERVSVVVFSERVSVGVFSDCACRCVL; translated from the exons ATGTTCTCtgagcgtgtgtctgtagggGCGTTCCCCGAGCGCGTGTCTGTAGATGTGTTCTCtgagcgtgtgtctgtaggggcgttccccgagcgtgtgtctgtaggggcgttccccgagcgcgtgtctgtaggcgtgttccccgagcgtgtgttccccgagcgtgtgtctgtaggggcgttccccgagcgtgtgtctgtaggggcgttccccgagcgtgtgtctgtaggggcgttccccgagcgtgtgtctgtaggcgtgttccccgagcgtgtgtctgtaggGGCGTTCCCCGAGCGCGTGTCTGTAGGGGCGTTCTCCGAGCGCGTGTCTGTAGGGGCGTTCCccgagcgtgtgtctgtaggGGCGTTCCCCGAGCGGATGTCTGTAGGGGCGTTCCCCGAGCGGGTGTCTGTAGGGGCGTTCCCCGAGCGGGTGTCTGTAGGCGTGTTCCccgagcgtgtgtctgtaggggcgttccccgagcgcgtgtctgtaggcgtgttccccgagcgtgtgttccccgagcgtgtgtctgtaggggcgttccccgagcgtgtgtctgtaggggcgttccccgagcgcgtgtctgtaggcgtgttccccgagcgtgtgttccccgagcgtgtgtctgtaggggcgttccccgagcgtgtgtctgtaggggcgttccccgagcgtgtgtctgtaggGGCATTCCCCGAGCGCGTGTCTGTAGATGTGTTCTCtgagcgtgtgtctgtaggggcgttccccgagcgtgtgtctgtaggGGCGTTCCCCGAGCGCGTGTCTGTAGGCGTGTTCCCCGAGCGTGTGTTCCCCGAGCGCGTGTCTGTAGGGGCGTTCCCCGAGCGCGTGTCTGTAGGCGTGTTCCccgagcgtgtgtctgtaggggcgttccccgagcgtgtgtctgtaggGGCGTTCCCCGAGCACGTGTCTGTAGGCGTGTTCCccgagcgtgtgtctgtaggggcgttccccgagcgtgtgtctgtaggggcgttccccgagcgcgtgtctgtaggcgtgttccccgagcgtgtgtctgtaggCGTGTTCCCCGAGCGTGTGTTCCCCGAGCGCGTGTCTGTAGGGGCGTTCCCCGAGCGCGTGTCTGTAGGCGTGTTCCccgagcgtgtgtctgtaggCGTGTCCCCCGAGCGTGTGTTCCCCGAGCGCGTGTCTGTAGGCGTGTTCCccgagcgtgtgtctgtaggggcgttccccgagcgcgtgtctgtaggggcgttccccgagcgtgtgtctgtaggggcgttccccgagcgtgtgtctgtaggggcgttctccgagcgtgtgtctgtaggggcgttccccgagcgcgtgtctgtaggggcgttctccgagcgtgtgtctgtaggggcgttccccgagcgtgtgtctgtaggggcgttccccgagcgtgtgtctgtaggggcgttccccgagcgtgtgtctgtaggggcgttccccgagcgtgtgtctgtaggcgtgttccccgagcgtgtgtctgtaggcgtgttccccgagcgtgtgtctgtaggCGTGTTCCCCGACCGTGTGTCTGTAG gcgtgttccccgagcgtgtgtctgtaggcgtgttccccgagcgtgtgtctgtaggcgtgttccccgagcgtgtgtctgtaggCGTGTTCCCCGACCGTGTGTCTGTAGGCGTGTTCCCCGACCGTGTGTCTGTAGGGGCGTTCCccgagcgtgtgtctgtaggggcgttccccgagcgtgtgtctgtaggcgtgttccccgagcgtgtgtctgtaggcgtgttccccgagcgtgtgtctgtaggcgtgttccccgagcgtgtgtctgtaggggcgttctccgagcgtgtgtctgtaggggcgttctccgagcgtgtgtctgtaggcgtgttccccgagcgtgtgtctgtaggggcgttccccgagcgtgtgtctgtaggGGCGTTCTCAGAGCGTGTGTCTGTAGGTGTGTTCTCTGAATGTGTGTCTGTAGGGGCGTTCTCCGAGCGTGTGTCTGTAGTGGCGTTCCCCGAGCGTGTTTCTGTAGGGGTGTTCTccgagcgtgtgtctgtaggCGTGTTCTccgagcgtgtgtctgtaggcgtgttccccgagcgtgtgtctgtaggggcgttccccgagcgtgtgtctgtaggGGCGTTCTCAGAGCGTGTGTCTGTAGGTGTGTTCTCTGAATGTGTGTCTGTAGGGGTGTTCTCcgagtgtgtgtctgtagatgtgTTCTCTGAGCGTGTGTCTGTAGTTGTGTTCTCTGAGCGTGTGTCTGTAGTTGTGTTCTCTGAGCGCGTGTCTGTAGGTGTGTTTTCTGACTGTGCGTGTAGGTGTGTTCTCTAA
- the LOC127933166 gene encoding kelch-like protein 28 isoform X2 yields the protein MEQQAEPYMFVSLMRPHSEQLLQGLQLLRQDHELCDIVLRVGDAKIHAHRVVLASISPYFKAMFTGNLSEKETSEVEFQCVDEAALKAIVEYAYTGTVFISQETVESLLPAANLLQVKLVVKECCSFLESQLDAGNCIGISRFAETYGCHELCLSASKFICQHFEEVCQTEEFLELTRAELDDIVSNDCLNVLTEESVFYALESWIKYDLTERQQYLAPLLHCVRLPLLSVKFLTRLYEANHLIRDDHACKHLLNEALKYHFMPEHRLSYQTMLSTRPRCAPKVLLAVGGKAGLFATLESVEMFFPQTDSWLGLAPLSVPRCEFGVAVLEQKVYVVGGIATHMRQGISYRRHESSVERWDPDSNTWASVERMAESRSTLGVLVLAGELYALGGYDGQNYLQSVEKYAPKLKDWQPVAPMTKSRSCFATAALDGMIYAIGGYGPAHMNSVERYDPSRDSWDMVAPMSDKRINFGVGVMLGFIFVVGGHNGVSHLSSIERYDPQLNQWTACRPMNEPRTGEITDTH from the exons atggAGCAGCAGGCCGAGCCGTACATGTTTGTGAGCCTGATGCGTCCTCACTCCGAGCAGCTCCTGCAGGGTCTTCAGCTCCTGCGCCAGGATCACGAGCTCTGTGACATCGTGCTGCGGGTCGGAGACGCCAAGATCCACGCACACAGAGTAGTGCTGGCCAGCATCAGCCCGTACTTCAAGGCCATGTTCACCGGGAACCTGTCGGAGAAAGAGACGTCTGAGGTGGAGTTCCAGTGTGTGGATGAAGCCGCTCTCAAG GCCATAGTGGAGTACGCCTACACAGGAACCGTCTTCATCTCACAGGAAACGGTGGAGTCTCTACTTCCTGCCGCCAACCTGCTGCAGGTCAAGCTGGTTGTGAAGGAGTGCTGCAGCTTCCTGGAGAGTCAGCTGGACGcggggaactgcatcggcatctcACGCTTCGCCGAGACCTACGGCTGCCACGAGCTGTGTCTATCTGCCAGCAAATTCATCTGCCAGCACTTCGAGGAGGTGTGCCAGACGGAGGAGTTCCTGGAGCTGACGCGCGCCGAGCTGGACGACATCGTGTCCAACGACTGCCTGAACGTGCTGACGGAGGAGAGTGTGTTCTACGCGCTGGAGTCCTGGATCAAGTACGATCTGACCGAGAGACAGCAATACCTGGCGCCGCTCCTGCACTGTGTGCGGCTCCCGCTGCTGAGCGTCAAGTTCCTGACGCGGCTGTACGAGGCCAATCACCTGATCCGAGACGACCACGCCTGCAAACACCTGCTCAACGAGGCGCTCAAGTACCACTTCATGCCCGAGCACCGGCTCTCCTACCAGACCATGCTGTCCACACGGCCGCGCTGCGCTCCCAAAGTCCTGCTGGCCGTGGGAGGAAAGGCCGGGCTCTTCGCCACGCTGGAGAG cgtgGAGATGTTCTTCCCGCAGACGGACTCGTGGCTCGGTCTGGCTCCGCTCAGCGTGCCGCGCTGTGAGTTCGGTGTGGCGGTTCTGGAGCAGAAGGTGTATGTGGTGGGGGGCATCGCCACACACATGCGTCAGGGCATCAGCTACCGGCGGCACGAGAGCAGCGTGGAGCGCTGGGACCCCGACAGCAACACCTGGGCGTCTGTGGAGCGCATGGCGGAGAGCAGGAGCACGCTGGGTGTGCTGGTGCTGGCGGGCGAGCTGTACGCCCTCGGAGGATACGACGGACAGAACTACCTGCAGTCTGTGGAGAAGTACGCGCCCAAGCTCAAGGACTGGCAGCCGGTGGCACCCATGACCAAATCACGCAGCTGCTTCGCCACGGCCGCGCTGGACGGCATGATCTACGCCATCGGAGGATACGGCCCCGCCCACATGAACAG tgtggaGAGATACGACCCGAGCAGAGACTCGTGGGATATGGTGGCGCCGATGTCAGATAAGCGCATTAACTTCGGCGTGGGGGTGATGCTGGGCTTCATCTTCGTGGTGGGAGGACACAACGGCGTGTCTCATCTGTCCAGCATTGAGCGTTACGACCCGCAGCTGAACCAGTGGACGGCGTGTCGACCCATGAACGAGCCGCGCACCGGTGAGATCACAGATACACACTGA
- the LOC127933166 gene encoding kelch-like protein 28 isoform X1, with product MEQQAEPYMFVSLMRPHSEQLLQGLQLLRQDHELCDIVLRVGDAKIHAHRVVLASISPYFKAMFTGNLSEKETSEVEFQCVDEAALKAIVEYAYTGTVFISQETVESLLPAANLLQVKLVVKECCSFLESQLDAGNCIGISRFAETYGCHELCLSASKFICQHFEEVCQTEEFLELTRAELDDIVSNDCLNVLTEESVFYALESWIKYDLTERQQYLAPLLHCVRLPLLSVKFLTRLYEANHLIRDDHACKHLLNEALKYHFMPEHRLSYQTMLSTRPRCAPKVLLAVGGKAGLFATLESVEMFFPQTDSWLGLAPLSVPRCEFGVAVLEQKVYVVGGIATHMRQGISYRRHESSVERWDPDSNTWASVERMAESRSTLGVLVLAGELYALGGYDGQNYLQSVEKYAPKLKDWQPVAPMTKSRSCFATAALDGMIYAIGGYGPAHMNSVERYDPSRDSWDMVAPMSDKRINFGVGVMLGFIFVVGGHNGVSHLSSIERYDPQLNQWTACRPMNEPRTGVGSAVVDNSLYVVGGHSGSSYLSAVQRYDPITDSWHDSSGMMYCRCNFGLTAL from the exons atggAGCAGCAGGCCGAGCCGTACATGTTTGTGAGCCTGATGCGTCCTCACTCCGAGCAGCTCCTGCAGGGTCTTCAGCTCCTGCGCCAGGATCACGAGCTCTGTGACATCGTGCTGCGGGTCGGAGACGCCAAGATCCACGCACACAGAGTAGTGCTGGCCAGCATCAGCCCGTACTTCAAGGCCATGTTCACCGGGAACCTGTCGGAGAAAGAGACGTCTGAGGTGGAGTTCCAGTGTGTGGATGAAGCCGCTCTCAAG GCCATAGTGGAGTACGCCTACACAGGAACCGTCTTCATCTCACAGGAAACGGTGGAGTCTCTACTTCCTGCCGCCAACCTGCTGCAGGTCAAGCTGGTTGTGAAGGAGTGCTGCAGCTTCCTGGAGAGTCAGCTGGACGcggggaactgcatcggcatctcACGCTTCGCCGAGACCTACGGCTGCCACGAGCTGTGTCTATCTGCCAGCAAATTCATCTGCCAGCACTTCGAGGAGGTGTGCCAGACGGAGGAGTTCCTGGAGCTGACGCGCGCCGAGCTGGACGACATCGTGTCCAACGACTGCCTGAACGTGCTGACGGAGGAGAGTGTGTTCTACGCGCTGGAGTCCTGGATCAAGTACGATCTGACCGAGAGACAGCAATACCTGGCGCCGCTCCTGCACTGTGTGCGGCTCCCGCTGCTGAGCGTCAAGTTCCTGACGCGGCTGTACGAGGCCAATCACCTGATCCGAGACGACCACGCCTGCAAACACCTGCTCAACGAGGCGCTCAAGTACCACTTCATGCCCGAGCACCGGCTCTCCTACCAGACCATGCTGTCCACACGGCCGCGCTGCGCTCCCAAAGTCCTGCTGGCCGTGGGAGGAAAGGCCGGGCTCTTCGCCACGCTGGAGAG cgtgGAGATGTTCTTCCCGCAGACGGACTCGTGGCTCGGTCTGGCTCCGCTCAGCGTGCCGCGCTGTGAGTTCGGTGTGGCGGTTCTGGAGCAGAAGGTGTATGTGGTGGGGGGCATCGCCACACACATGCGTCAGGGCATCAGCTACCGGCGGCACGAGAGCAGCGTGGAGCGCTGGGACCCCGACAGCAACACCTGGGCGTCTGTGGAGCGCATGGCGGAGAGCAGGAGCACGCTGGGTGTGCTGGTGCTGGCGGGCGAGCTGTACGCCCTCGGAGGATACGACGGACAGAACTACCTGCAGTCTGTGGAGAAGTACGCGCCCAAGCTCAAGGACTGGCAGCCGGTGGCACCCATGACCAAATCACGCAGCTGCTTCGCCACGGCCGCGCTGGACGGCATGATCTACGCCATCGGAGGATACGGCCCCGCCCACATGAACAG tgtggaGAGATACGACCCGAGCAGAGACTCGTGGGATATGGTGGCGCCGATGTCAGATAAGCGCATTAACTTCGGCGTGGGGGTGATGCTGGGCTTCATCTTCGTGGTGGGAGGACACAACGGCGTGTCTCATCTGTCCAGCATTGAGCGTTACGACCCGCAGCTGAACCAGTGGACGGCGTGTCGACCCATGAACGAGCCGCGCACCG gcGTGGGCTCTGCTGTGGTGGATAACTCTCTGTATGTGGTGGGGGGTCACTCGGGCTCCTCGTATCTGAGCGCGGTGCAGCGGTACGACCCCATCACGGACAGCTGGCACGACTCCAGCGGGATGATGTACTGCCGCTGTAACTTCGGCTTGACCGCGCTTTGA
- the LOC127933161 gene encoding uncharacterized protein LOC127933161 isoform X1, with protein MFSERVSVGAFPERVSVDVFSERVSVGAFPERVSVGAFPERVSVGVFPERVFPERVSVGAFPERVSVGAFPERVSVGAFPERVSVGVFPERVSVGAFPERVSVGAFSERVSVGAFPERVSVGAFPERMSVGAFPERVSVGAFPERVSVGVFPERVSVGAFPERVSVGVFPERVFPERVSVGAFPERVSVGAFPERVSVGVFPERVFPERVSVGAFPERVSVGAFPERVSVGAFPERVSVDVFSERVSVGAFPERVSVGAFPERVSVGVFPERVFPERVSVGAFPERVSVGVFPERVSVGAFPERVSVGAFPEHVSVGVFPERVSVGAFPERVSVGAFPERVSVGVFPERVSVGVFPERVFPERVSVGAFPERVSVGVFPERVSVGVSPERVFPERVSVGVFPERVSVGAFPERVSVGAFPERVSVGAFPERVSVGAFSERVSVGAFPERVSVGAFSERVSVGAFPERVSVGAFPERVSVGAFPERVSVGAFPERVSVGVFPERVSVGVFPERVSVGVFPDRVSVGAFPERVSVGAFPERVSVGVFPERVSVGVFPERVSVGVFPERVSVGVFPDRVSVGVFPDRVSVGAFPERVSVGAFPERVSVGVFPERVSVGVFPERVSVGVFPERVSVGAFSERVSVGAFSERVSVGVFPERVSVGAFPERVSVGAFSERVSVGVFSECVSVGAFSERVSVVAFPERVSVGVFSERVSVGVFSERVSVGVFPERVSVGAFPERVSVGAFSERVSVGVFSECVSVGVFSECVSVDVFSERVSVVVFSERVSVVVFSERVSVGVFSDCACRCVL; from the exons ATGTTCTCtgagcgtgtgtctgtagggGCGTTCCCCGAGCGCGTGTCTGTAGATGTGTTCTCtgagcgtgtgtctgtaggggcgttccccgagcgtgtgtctgtaggggcgttccccgagcgcgtgtctgtaggcgtgttccccgagcgtgtgttccccgagcgtgtgtctgtaggggcgttccccgagcgtgtgtctgtaggggcgttccccgagcgtgtgtctgtaggggcgttccccgagcgtgtgtctgtaggcgtgttccccgagcgtgtgtctgtaggGGCGTTCCCCGAGCGCGTGTCTGTAGGGGCGTTCTCCGAGCGCGTGTCTGTAGGGGCGTTCCccgagcgtgtgtctgtaggGGCGTTCCCCGAGCGGATGTCTGTAGGGGCGTTCCCCGAGCGGGTGTCTGTAGGGGCGTTCCCCGAGCGGGTGTCTGTAGGCGTGTTCCccgagcgtgtgtctgtaggggcgttccccgagcgcgtgtctgtaggcgtgttccccgagcgtgtgttccccgagcgtgtgtctgtaggggcgttccccgagcgtgtgtctgtaggggcgttccccgagcgcgtgtctgtaggcgtgttccccgagcgtgtgttccccgagcgtgtgtctgtaggggcgttccccgagcgtgtgtctgtaggggcgttccccgagcgtgtgtctgtaggGGCATTCCCCGAGCGCGTGTCTGTAGATGTGTTCTCtgagcgtgtgtctgtaggggcgttccccgagcgtgtgtctgtaggGGCGTTCCCCGAGCGCGTGTCTGTAGGCGTGTTCCCCGAGCGTGTGTTCCCCGAGCGCGTGTCTGTAGGGGCGTTCCCCGAGCGCGTGTCTGTAGGCGTGTTCCccgagcgtgtgtctgtaggggcgttccccgagcgtgtgtctgtaggGGCGTTCCCCGAGCACGTGTCTGTAGGCGTGTTCCccgagcgtgtgtctgtaggggcgttccccgagcgtgtgtctgtaggggcgttccccgagcgcgtgtctgtaggcgtgttccccgagcgtgtgtctgtaggCGTGTTCCCCGAGCGTGTGTTCCCCGAGCGCGTGTCTGTAGGGGCGTTCCCCGAGCGCGTGTCTGTAGGCGTGTTCCccgagcgtgtgtctgtaggCGTGTCCCCCGAGCGTGTGTTCCCCGAGCGCGTGTCTGTAGGCGTGTTCCccgagcgtgtgtctgtaggggcgttccccgagcgcgtgtctgtaggggcgttccccgagcgtgtgtctgtaggggcgttccccgagcgtgtgtctgtaggggcgttctccgagcgtgtgtctgtaggggcgttccccgagcgcgtgtctgtaggggcgttctccgagcgtgtgtctgtaggggcgttccccgagcgtgtgtctgtaggggcgttccccgagcgtgtgtctgtaggggcgttccccgagcgtgtgtctgtaggggcgttccccgagcgtgtgtctgtaggcgtgttccccgagcgtgtgtctgtaggcgtgttccccgagcgtgtgtctgtaggCGTGTTCCCCGACCGTGTGTCTGTAG gggcgttccccgagcgtgtgtctgtaggggcgttccccgagcgtgtgtctgtaggcgtgttccccgagcgtgtgtctgtaggcgtgttccccgagcgtgtgtctgtaggcgtgttccccgagcgtgtgtctgtaggCGTGTTCCCCGACCGTGTGTCTGTAGGCGTGTTCCCCGACCGTGTGTCTGTAGGGGCGTTCCccgagcgtgtgtctgtaggggcgttccccgagcgtgtgtctgtaggcgtgttccccgagcgtgtgtctgtaggcgtgttccccgagcgtgtgtctgtaggcgtgttccccgagcgtgtgtctgtaggggcgttctccgagcgtgtgtctgtaggggcgttctccgagcgtgtgtctgtaggcgtgttccccgagcgtgtgtctgtaggggcgttccccgagcgtgtgtctgtaggGGCGTTCTCAGAGCGTGTGTCTGTAGGTGTGTTCTCTGAATGTGTGTCTGTAGGGGCGTTCTCCGAGCGTGTGTCTGTAGTGGCGTTCCCCGAGCGTGTTTCTGTAGGGGTGTTCTccgagcgtgtgtctgtaggCGTGTTCTccgagcgtgtgtctgtaggcgtgttccccgagcgtgtgtctgtaggggcgttccccgagcgtgtgtctgtaggGGCGTTCTCAGAGCGTGTGTCTGTAGGTGTGTTCTCTGAATGTGTGTCTGTAGGGGTGTTCTCcgagtgtgtgtctgtagatgtgTTCTCTGAGCGTGTGTCTGTAGTTGTGTTCTCTGAGCGTGTGTCTGTAGTTGTGTTCTCTGAGCGCGTGTCTGTAGGTGTGTTTTCTGACTGTGCGTGTAGGTGTGTTCTCTAA